CATCGTCGGTCGCAGGGCCGCGGCGACGGCCGACTACAACTACTCGTCCGCGCTCCGGAACAGCGGGATCGTGTGGTCGGACGAGACGCTCGCGGCGTACATCCGCGATCCCGATGCGGCGGTGCCAGGAACGAAGATGCGGTTCCTGTGCCTGGGGTGCAGTGATCGGACGGTGGCGGATCTGCTGGCGTACCTGCGGACCTTGTGATCGGAGGGAAGGCGTTTGCTCCTTTGCCGCGCCGGAGGAGCGTCTGGCGGCGCAGATCGTCCGGCCACCCTCACGCCGGACCCGGCCCGCGGCTGCGACTCCGTCCGAGACGGAGGCACAACACGACGATGAAGCCCACCACGGAGAACAGCAATCCATGGAGGACGGCCGCACCGATCGTGGCCCGAAGCACCACGACACCGAATGAGAATCCGAAGGCGAAGCCGTAGGCAATGGGCAGGTAGCGATACAGCCCCTTCTCGTTCCACCAGCGCAACGCCAGCCAAGCCGCCAGGCCGAGGCCGCTCAGGAAGACGAGCGCGAAGATCCCCGGAGTCTTCATCAGGTACAATCCTGCCAGTTGACTTGCATCGACGAGTCAGCGCCTGTACAGGCAAAGCCGCTTGCGTCGGCGCGTCGAGTGTTCGAACGACGAGAAAAACAACAAGAGCACACGCAATGTGCCGTAAACGTGGGCCGCGAAAGAGCCCACGACCAAATCTCCTGCTGATGAAGCCCGCCTCGAGCGGGCTTTTTCATGGGCGCGCCGAGCTCAGGCGTCGAAGCCGACAAAGACAGCCGCTTCGTCCACGGACTTCCGCATCGACACGACCGCATTCGCCGGGAAGCTGTCGTCCGGCCAGCCCATCGCCACACAGGTCTGGATGACCTGGTCCTCCGCGATGCCCGCCTCGGCGCGCACGACCGGCGACTGCATGATGCCCTGGCTGTTGATGACACAGCCCAGGCCCCGCGCCCATGCTGCATTGACGAGGCAGTTGACCACCCCGCCGCAGTCGAACGGGGCCACGTCGCTTCCGTGGATCGAGCGGTCGTAGGTGACGACGATCGACACGGGCGCGTCGAATTGGCGGAAGCCGCGGAGCACCCATTCCTGGCGCCGTTCCTTGTCGTCGCGTTCGATGCCCATCGCGCCGAAGAGCTGCTTGGCCACGCCGATCTGGCGTTCGCGGTGGACGCCGGCGTAGTCGGGGCCGACGCGGAATTCTCTCGAATGCGGTACCCCGGCGAGGTTGCGTTCCACGTTGCCGGCGCGGATGCGGTCGAGGGCGTCGCCCGTCACCACGTAGAAGTTCCAGGGTTGGGTGTTGTAGGACGTGGGGGCGCGCATGGCCAGCGAGAGGATCTCGCGGATCAATTCCTTCGAGACGGGCTTGGGGAGGAAGCCGCGGATGCTTCGGCGGGACTGAATCACTTCATCGAACTGCATCGGTGCCTCGCGTTGGTCAGAATCCTGCGCAGTCTAGGGGCGGATCGTTCGGTGGTTCGTCGCGGTGGTGACTCGACCGCTGGCCGAAGCCTCCGGCTTCGTCGGAGGAGGGTTTGGCTCAGAATCGCTTGAGCGATTCTTCGGGGCTTCGCCCCGCGGGCCGATGGCCCGCGCCCAAACAGTCCACCGGACTGTTTGAACGAACCCTGTGAGGGTTCTCGACCCTCCCACTCGAACGCCAATGAAAAGAGCCCGCACATGGCGGGCTCTTTGCATTGGCGGAGAGGGAGGGATTCGAACCCTCGGTACGTTGCCGTACGCCTGATTTCGAGTCAGGTACAATCGACCACTCTGCCACCTCTCCTGGTGTCACTGCTGGCAGGTCGCTGCCAAGCCGCAGATTCTAGCCGAGAAATGGAAAGCAACTCAAGCTTTCAACACCTCGAGCCCACCGAGGTACGAACGCAGAGCCTCCGGAACCGTGACGGATCCATCAGCGTTCTGGTAATTCTCGAGCACGGCCACCAGCGTGCGACCCACCGCCAGGCCCGAACCGTTCAGCGTGTGCACGAGTTCGTTCTTGCCCTGGGCGTTCTTGAAGCGGGCCTGCATGCGGCGGGCCTGGAAGCCTTCGGTGTTCGAGACCGAGCTGATCTCGCGGTAGGTGTCCTGCGCGGGCACCCACACTTCGAGGTCGTGTGTCTTCGTCGAACCGAAGCCCATGTCGCCGCTGCACAGCAGCACCACGCGGTACGGGAGGCCGAGCTTCTGCAGCACGGCTTCGGCGTGGCCGGTCATCTCGTCGAGGGCCTCGTAGCTCTTCTCCGGGTGAACGATCTGCACCATCTCGACCTTGTCGAACTGGTGCTGGCGGATCATGCCGCGCGTGTCGCGGCCGGCGCTGCCCGCTTCCGAGCGGAAGCACGGGCTGTGGGCGGTGAGCTTGATGGGCAGGGCGTCGGCGGCCAGCACGGTCTCGCGCACGCTGTTGGTCAGCGAGATCTCCGAGGTGGAGATGAGGTACTGCTCCGGCTGGTTCTCGTCGCCGCCGCGGCTCACCCAGAACATGTCTTCCTTGAACTTCGGCAGCTGGCCGGTGCCTTCCAGCACCTCGCGGTTGACGATGTACGGGGTGTAGCACTCGGTGTAGCCGTGCTCGACCGTCTGCATGTCCAGCATGAACTGCGCGAGGGCGCGGTGCAGGCGGGCGATGGGGCCCTTCAGGAACGAGAAGCGCGAGCCCGAGAGCTTCGCACCGGTGTCGAAGTCGAGGCCGAGCGGCGCGCCGAGGTCGACGTGGTCGCGCACCGGGAAGTCGAACACGCGCGGGGTGCCCCAGCGGCGCAGTTCGACGTTGGCGTTTTCGTCCGAGCCGGTGGGCACGCTCTCGTGCGGGAGGTTCGGCACGTTCATCAGCAGCGTGGCGAGTTCGCTCTGGATCACGTCCAGGCGGTCGGCCGAGTTCTTCAGTTCGTCGCCCAGGCCACCCACCTCGGCCATCACGGCGGTGGTGTCCTCGCCCCGGCCCTTCATGCCGCCGATCTGCTTCGAGAGGCTGTTGCGCTTGGCCTGCAGTTCCTCGGTGCGGGTCTGGATGGCCTTGCGTTCGTTCTCCAGCGACTGGAACCGGTCCACGTCGAGGTAGGGCTGGGGCGACTTGCGCCGCTCCAGCGCGGCGACGACGCTCGGGAGGTCTTTGCGCAGCAGGGTGATGTCGAGCATGGTGTCGGTCTTCTTGTCTGAGAACGAAAGGGAAAAGTTCAGCGCGGCGCGACGCCGGCCATGGCCTTGTCGCCGAGGCCCATCGGGAGCGGGAAGTGCACGGTCTCCTCGACACCGGGCATCTTGCGCACCGACACGGCGCCGAGCGCACGCAGGCGTTCGATGACTTCGGTGACGAGGATCTCCGGCGCGGACGCACCCGCGGTGAGGCCCACCCGGCGGCGGCCCTCGAACCATTCGGACTTCAGGTCGTCGGCCTTGTCGACCATGTAGGCGTCGGCACCCAGGCGTTCGCCCAGCTCGCGCAGGCGGTTGCTGTTGGAGCTGGTGGGGCTGCCCACCACGATCAGCACGTCGACCTGCGGGGCCAGCACCTTGACCGCGTCCTGGCGGTTCTGGGTGGCGTAGCAGATGTCCTGCTGCTTCGGTTCGCGCACGTTGGGGAAGCGGCGCTTCACGGCGGCGAGGATCTCGGCGGCGTCGTCGACCGACAGCGTGGTCTGGGTGACCACCGCGAGCTTGTCGCTCTGGGCCACCTGCACGCTGTCGACGTCGGCCACGTCCTCCACGAGGTAGATGCCCTCGTTGAGCTGGCCCATCGTGCCTTCCACTTCGGGGTGCCCCTTGTGGCCGATCATGATGAAGTCGTAGCCTTCCTTGTGCAGCTTGGCCACCTCCACGTGCACCTTGGTGACGAGCGGACAGGTGGCGTCGAAGATGCTGAAGCCGCGGGCCTGGGCCTCGCGCCGCACTTCCTGCGAGACGCCGTGCGCGCTGAACACCAGCGTGGCGCCAGGCGGCACGTCGGCCAGGTCCTCGATGAAGATGGCGCCCTTGGCCTTCAGGTCGTTCACGACATAGGTGTTGTGGACGATCTCGTGGCGCACGTAGATGGGCGCGCCGAACTTGCGGATGGCGCGCTCGACGATCTCGATGGCGCGGTCGACCCCTGCGCAGAAGCCGCGGGGTTCGGCCAGCAGCACCTCGTCGAGGCCGGTGGGTTGTGCTTCAGCCATCACAGCACCCCGATCAGGTGGACTTCGAACGTGACCGGCTGGCCGGCCAGCGGGTGGTTGAAGTCGAAGAGGAGCCAGTCGGTGCCCTTCTCGCGCACGACACCGGCGTACGAGGCCTGGCCGTCGGGCGTGGGGAACTGCACCACGTCGCCGACGTGGTACTCGGCGTCGGGGTCGCCCAGCTCGTGCAGCAGCGAGACCTTCACCTTCTGCAGCATCTCGGGGTTGCGCTCGCCGAAGGCTTCGCCCGGGGCGAGCGTGAAGGACGTGCGCGTGCCCTCCGGCAGGCCCAGCAGGCGGGCCTCCATGGCGGGGGCGAGTTCACCCGTGCCGAGCGACAGCGTGGCCGGCTTCTCGTTGAAAGTGTTGATCAGGTCGGCGCCGTCGGGCCCCGCCAGGCGGTAGTGCAGGGTCAGGAACGAGCCCTGTTGAACGTGGTTCAAGGAATATCCCGGTTCGATGGACTGAGGGGCAATTTTAGGTGCCCGGGCGAACCCGGTCCCGGAAATGCCCTGAAATA
This genomic stretch from Piscinibacter gummiphilus harbors:
- a CDS encoding nitroreductase, coding for MQFDEVIQSRRSIRGFLPKPVSKELIREILSLAMRAPTSYNTQPWNFYVVTGDALDRIRAGNVERNLAGVPHSREFRVGPDYAGVHRERQIGVAKQLFGAMGIERDDKERRQEWVLRGFRQFDAPVSIVVTYDRSIHGSDVAPFDCGGVVNCLVNAAWARGLGCVINSQGIMQSPVVRAEAGIAEDQVIQTCVAMGWPDDSFPANAVVSMRKSVDEAAVFVGFDA
- a CDS encoding c-type cytochrome, with amino-acid sequence MSPRSIALVLAVVLAACDRPEAPAAPDPVAGEVAFRQCASCHQVGPSARAGFGPQLNGIVGRRAAATADYNYSSALRNSGIVWSDETLAAYIRDPDAAVPGTKMRFLCLGCSDRTVADLLAYLRTL
- the ispH gene encoding 4-hydroxy-3-methylbut-2-enyl diphosphate reductase, translated to MAEAQPTGLDEVLLAEPRGFCAGVDRAIEIVERAIRKFGAPIYVRHEIVHNTYVVNDLKAKGAIFIEDLADVPPGATLVFSAHGVSQEVRREAQARGFSIFDATCPLVTKVHVEVAKLHKEGYDFIMIGHKGHPEVEGTMGQLNEGIYLVEDVADVDSVQVAQSDKLAVVTQTTLSVDDAAEILAAVKRRFPNVREPKQQDICYATQNRQDAVKVLAPQVDVLIVVGSPTSSNSNRLRELGERLGADAYMVDKADDLKSEWFEGRRRVGLTAGASAPEILVTEVIERLRALGAVSVRKMPGVEETVHFPLPMGLGDKAMAGVAPR
- a CDS encoding FKBP-type peptidyl-prolyl cis-trans isomerase is translated as MNHVQQGSFLTLHYRLAGPDGADLINTFNEKPATLSLGTGELAPAMEARLLGLPEGTRTSFTLAPGEAFGERNPEMLQKVKVSLLHELGDPDAEYHVGDVVQFPTPDGQASYAGVVREKGTDWLLFDFNHPLAGQPVTFEVHLIGVL
- the serS gene encoding serine--tRNA ligase, translated to MLDITLLRKDLPSVVAALERRKSPQPYLDVDRFQSLENERKAIQTRTEELQAKRNSLSKQIGGMKGRGEDTTAVMAEVGGLGDELKNSADRLDVIQSELATLLMNVPNLPHESVPTGSDENANVELRRWGTPRVFDFPVRDHVDLGAPLGLDFDTGAKLSGSRFSFLKGPIARLHRALAQFMLDMQTVEHGYTECYTPYIVNREVLEGTGQLPKFKEDMFWVSRGGDENQPEQYLISTSEISLTNSVRETVLAADALPIKLTAHSPCFRSEAGSAGRDTRGMIRQHQFDKVEMVQIVHPEKSYEALDEMTGHAEAVLQKLGLPYRVVLLCSGDMGFGSTKTHDLEVWVPAQDTYREISSVSNTEGFQARRMQARFKNAQGKNELVHTLNGSGLAVGRTLVAVLENYQNADGSVTVPEALRSYLGGLEVLKA